A segment of the Methanofollis fontis genome:
TGAGGAGAGCGGACAGATGAGTTACGCGGTGAAGATCGGGGTATGATTTAGCATGCCGGAACAGGCATGATCTGAGCAGATCAGGCACCGGAATGAAACACGGCGGTTTTCGATCCATCTGTAGATGTTCTCCCGGTCGCAGAGAAGGCAGGTTCCTGGCACGCATCGGCCAGATAGAAAAAAAGGGGTTACCTGATACGGGTGCCGGGTGCGACGTCCCTGAGCGGCACGAGCAGGGAGGCCTCGTCACCGGCTGCAAGTATCATGCCCCGACTCTCGATCCCGAAGATCTTTGCCGGTTTGAGGTTTGCAATCATCACGACGCTCGTTCCGACGAGGTCTTCGGGGGCATAAAACAGGGAGATGCCCGAGACGACCTGCCGTTGTTCATCGCCAAGGTCCACCTGCAGTTTGAGCAGTTTCTTCGATCCCTTGACCGCCTCGGCAGAGAGCACACGCCCGACCCTGAGTTCCATCGCCGCAAAATCGTCGATCGAAATCTCCGGGACGCTCTCTTCGACCTTCTGCTCCCGTTTTCTGGCCTCAGCGACGCGGCCCTTGAGGGTCTGCTCCAGCGTCTTCAGACGGTCGTCCTCGATCCGCTCAAACAAGGGGGACGGGCGGGGGAGTGGGCCCGCCGGCAGGGGAACGAGAGCGTCACCAAACCGGCAGCTGGACATACCGTCGTCAAAGCCGAGCATCTCCCATGCTCGCACCGCCGATTCCGGCATCACCGGTTCGATAAGGAGTATCAGGGCCTTTGCAATCTGGAGGCAGTCGGCGATCACCTGCTGCGCCGCCGGTTCGTCGGTCTTGACCAGCTTCCAGGGAGCGGTGTTCTGGATGTAGGTGTTGCCATAGGCAGCAAGCGTCATTACGGCATCGACGGCATTCTTGAACTCATATTCCCTGACGGCCTTCTCGACAGTCCCCAGGGTACGCTCGATCTCGTTGCGGACGTCCTCCCCCGCCGTCGCATCCGGTACACCTCCGAAGAACTTATGGGCGAAGTGCAGGGTGCGATAGAGGAAGTTGCCCAGCGTATTGACGATCTCGGCATTGACACGCTCCTGGAAGACCTGCCAGGAGAAGTTCAACTCCTTTGTATGGCTCGTATAGCAGAGGAGATAGTAGCGGAGGTAGTCGGCGGGGAGGCCCTGATCGAGATAATCCTCATTTGTCCAGACGACATAGCCCCGGGATTTCGAAAACTTCTGGTCATCGATCTTCACCATGCCAGATGCGACCACAGCATATGGACTGCCATAGCCCGCACCATGCAGCAGGGCAGGCCAGAAGATGCAGTGGTGATAAATGATGTCGCTCCCGATGAAATGGGTGATCTCGCCGTCTCCACTCCAGTAACGGCGCCAGTCGTTCCCGGTCTTTTCAGCCCATTCCTCTGTGAAGGAGATGTAGCCGATGGGGGCGTCGACCCAGACATACACCACAAGGTCGTCCCTCCCTGGAAACTGCACCCCCCAGTCGAGCGTGCGGGTGATACACCAGTCATGGAGCTCGTCCCTCACCCAGCCGATGGCATAGTTGCGGGCATTCGATGTGCCCTGAAGGGTATCAAGATAGTCAAGCAGGTACTGGCGGAACTCGCTGAGCCTGAAGAAAAAGTGCTCCTGCTCCCGCATCTCGGCAGGTGAACCGCAGGTCTTGCAGACCGGGTTTTTAATCTCGCCGGGTTCAAGATGGCGGCCGCAGCCCCGGTCGCACTCGTCACCGCGCGCCTCGGCACCGCAATAGGGGCATATCCCTTCCACATAGCGGTCAGGCAGGAAACGGTTGCAATGGTTGCAGAAACTCTGCTGGATCCGTTCCGAGTAGACATATCCGTTCTCGATGAGGGCTCCCACCAGCGACTGTGTCCTGGCATGGTTTGTCTCGCCGTCGGTCATCCCGAAGTGATCAAAGACGACACCCATCCGCCGGAAGGTCGCATCGAAGTGGTCATGGTAGCGTTCTGCCAGTTCCCGCGGTGTCACGCCCTCGGCCTCGGCACTGATCACGATCGGCGTGCCATGGTTGTCTGAACCGCAGACAAACACCACATCTTCTCCACAGCGGCGGAGGTACCTGACATAAAAATCGGCAGGAACATAGGTCCGCAGATGCCCGATGTGACATGAGCCATTTGTATAGGGAAGCCCGCATGTCACCAGCAAGGGTTTGCCACTCATTCTTTACCTCTTGGTCGTGGTGATATACAAAGATTCTTTGGACACCCTCAACCGAGTTCAAACGTCGTCACGCCAAACACCCGCTCCAGCGGCACACCAGGGACACCGCCCCGGTACATCCGCCCGGTCTCGAATACCGTCTCCATATGCCGTTCCCGTGCAAGTGCAACGGCGGCGGGGTTGGGTTCGGGGACATCGAAGAAATATTCCTCCCCGGGAACCGTTGCAGCAAGACCATCGAGGAGGGCGGAGGCAACTGCCGGCGAATCCGCAAACACCGGACCGATCTTATGCCCCTCAAAACACTTCCTGATCACTCCGTAACCCGCGATGCCGCCCTTTCCGGGAGCGACAAGACCGACCGAATCCTCCTGTTCGGTCCATGCCCTCAAAAACCGCGGTCGCGGCACAGAGAACACCGATGCATCATAGGCACAGATATCGTCGAAGGGCACCTCGTGCACCGGGATCAGGCCCTCGGGGG
Coding sequences within it:
- the metG gene encoding methionine--tRNA ligase; translated protein: MSGKPLLVTCGLPYTNGSCHIGHLRTYVPADFYVRYLRRCGEDVVFVCGSDNHGTPIVISAEAEGVTPRELAERYHDHFDATFRRMGVVFDHFGMTDGETNHARTQSLVGALIENGYVYSERIQQSFCNHCNRFLPDRYVEGICPYCGAEARGDECDRGCGRHLEPGEIKNPVCKTCGSPAEMREQEHFFFRLSEFRQYLLDYLDTLQGTSNARNYAIGWVRDELHDWCITRTLDWGVQFPGRDDLVVYVWVDAPIGYISFTEEWAEKTGNDWRRYWSGDGEITHFIGSDIIYHHCIFWPALLHGAGYGSPYAVVASGMVKIDDQKFSKSRGYVVWTNEDYLDQGLPADYLRYYLLCYTSHTKELNFSWQVFQERVNAEIVNTLGNFLYRTLHFAHKFFGGVPDATAGEDVRNEIERTLGTVEKAVREYEFKNAVDAVMTLAAYGNTYIQNTAPWKLVKTDEPAAQQVIADCLQIAKALILLIEPVMPESAVRAWEMLGFDDGMSSCRFGDALVPLPAGPLPRPSPLFERIEDDRLKTLEQTLKGRVAEARKREQKVEESVPEISIDDFAAMELRVGRVLSAEAVKGSKKLLKLQVDLGDEQRQVVSGISLFYAPEDLVGTSVVMIANLKPAKIFGIESRGMILAAGDEASLLVPLRDVAPGTRIR
- a CDS encoding GNAT family N-acetyltransferase, producing the protein MSDHLLTRRMERADVDFAIQCARDEGWNPGIHDADTFFAQDPDGFFIAEADGEPVACSSMVRYGERLAFWGLLIVRPEYRGRGFGLAITKAAFAHAGDRIIGGDGVLAMQSKYRDRLGFEIRYRNIRYRGSGGGDAPEGLIPVHEVPFDDICAYDASVFSVPRPRFLRAWTEQEDSVGLVAPGKGGIAGYGVIRKCFEGHKIGPVFADSPAVASALLDGLAATVPGEEYFFDVPEPNPAAVALARERHMETVFETGRMYRGGVPGVPLERVFGVTTFELG